A single region of the Stegostoma tigrinum isolate sSteTig4 chromosome 36, sSteTig4.hap1, whole genome shotgun sequence genome encodes:
- the foxb1a gene encoding forkhead box protein B1a gives MPRPGRNTYSDQKPPYSYISLTAMAIQSSPEKMLPLSEIYKFIMDRFPYYRENTQRWQNSLRHNLSFNDCFIKIPRRPDQPGKGSFWALHPNCGDMFENGSFLRRRKRFKVLKADHLAVGKQPDAAHYLQHQAKLRLSALAVSASPLAQLPAYGMAGSQGSSFKHPFAIENIIAREYKNVMASGLAFSAVQPLTPGYPMPLTSVGGSLGTGWHHMYSASVMDTAAPAPPPPPPPPPPPPPPHPPLSVPGGSADYSPYGVPLKPMPHVGQTLPAIPVPIKASPGAVNALSGPISALLSGGTVAAALSPGSPQLSSGHRSPSPGEALSGPGAALQSVAVH, from the coding sequence ATGCCTCGCCCAGGCCGGAACACTTACAGCGACCAGAAACCACCCTACTCTTACATCTCCCTGACGGCTATGGCTATCCAGAGTTCCCCGGAGAAGATGTTACCCCTCAGCGAGATCTACAAGTTTATCATGGATCGCTTTCCCTATTACCGGGAGAACACCCAGCGATGGCAAAACTCTCTGCGACACAACCTCTCCTTCAACGACTGCTTCATCAAGATCCCCCGGAGGCCCGACCAGCCGGGCAAAGGCAGTTTCTGGGCACTGCACCCGAACTGTGGCGACATGTTCGAGAACGGCAGCTTTCTAAGGCGCCGCAAACGCTTCAAGGTCCTGAAGGCGGACCATTTGGCCGTGGGTAAGCAACCAGACGCCGCTCACTACCTCCAGCATCAAGCCAAACTCCGGCTCAGCGCCTTGGCCGTCTCCGCCAGTCCCCTGGCTCAGCTACCCGCGTACGGCATGGCAGGATCCCAGGGCAGCAGCTTCAAGCACCCGTTCGCCATCGAGAACATTATCGCCCGGGAGTACAAGAACGTGATGGCCAGCGGTCTGGCGTTCTCCGCAGTCCAGCCTCTGACCCCCGGCTACCCCATGCCCCTCACCTCGGTCGGGGGAAGCCTGGGCACCGGTTGGCACCATATGTACAGCGCCAGTGTGATGGACACAGCCGCTCCTGcgcccccacctcctcccccaccaccacccccaccccctcccccccacccccctctctcggTCCCCGGGGGCTCCGCCGATTATAGCCCCTACGGCGTGCCCCTCAAGCCCATGCCTCACGTCGGTCAGACCCTGCCGGCTATCCCGGTGCCTATCAAAGCCAGCCCGGGAGCCGTGAACGCTCTGTCCGGTCCCATCTCGGCTCTCCTGTCCGGGGGCACGGTGGCGGCGGCTCTCAGCCCCGGTTCCCCGCAGCTAAGCAGCGGCCATCGGAGCCCGAGCCCCGGGGAGGCACTCAGCGGCCCCGGGGCGGCTTTGCAGTCGGTGGCCGTGCACTGA